In the Corynebacterium kroppenstedtii genome, one interval contains:
- a CDS encoding ABC-F family ATP-binding cassette domain-containing protein, which produces MITTEDLDVRVGARTLLTAPGHHLRVQARDRIGLVGRNGAGKTTTMRILAGETQAYGGTVSRSGDIGYLPQDSKEGDIEQSARDRVLSARGLDRLRSSMDRQQEIMETGTDARRDAAIRKFSRLEERYHSLGGYEADAEAARICDALGLPARVLDQPLKTLSGGQRRRVELAQILFAASTGGGKSDTTLLLDEPTNHLDSDSITWLRDFLCKHDGGLVVISHDVELLEAVCNKVWFLDATRAEADVYNMGWKKYQQARATDETRRRREKANAEKKAAALRAQAARFGAKATKAAAAKQMLARADRIVSELDEVHVSDRVAHISFPEPAHCGKTPLNAHGLTKMYGSLEVFAGVDLAIDKGSRVVILGYNGAGKTTLLKLLAGVERSDGEGGIVTGHGLKVGYFAQEHDTIDPDASVWENTVQACPDSGEQDLRGLLGAFMFSGDQLQQPAGTLSGGEQTRLALAALVASRANVLLLDEPTNNLDPVSREQVLAALRTYTGAVVLVTHDPGAVKALNPERVIVLPDGDEDMWNDEYMEIVELT; this is translated from the coding sequence GTGATTACCACCGAGGATCTTGACGTTCGCGTTGGCGCGCGAACACTTCTGACAGCACCTGGACACCATCTGCGCGTCCAAGCCAGGGATCGCATCGGTCTTGTGGGCCGCAACGGTGCAGGCAAAACGACGACCATGCGTATTTTGGCGGGAGAAACACAGGCTTACGGTGGAACTGTTAGTCGGTCCGGCGATATTGGGTACCTTCCCCAAGATTCAAAAGAAGGCGATATCGAACAGTCGGCACGGGATCGTGTGCTATCCGCCCGTGGGCTCGATCGGCTTCGCTCTTCCATGGATCGGCAGCAGGAAATCATGGAGACCGGTACCGACGCTCGTCGCGATGCGGCGATCCGCAAGTTTTCGCGCCTTGAAGAGCGTTATCACTCGTTGGGCGGGTATGAGGCTGATGCTGAAGCCGCGCGGATTTGCGATGCGCTTGGCCTTCCCGCGCGCGTGTTAGATCAGCCACTCAAGACTCTTTCAGGTGGTCAACGGCGTCGCGTCGAATTAGCTCAGATTCTCTTCGCAGCGTCCACCGGGGGTGGAAAATCCGACACAACGCTGCTCCTCGACGAGCCAACGAACCACTTGGATTCAGACTCCATCACATGGTTGCGCGATTTCTTGTGCAAGCATGACGGCGGTTTAGTGGTTATCTCTCACGACGTTGAATTGCTCGAGGCCGTGTGTAACAAGGTGTGGTTCCTGGATGCCACGCGGGCCGAAGCCGATGTGTACAACATGGGGTGGAAAAAATACCAACAGGCACGCGCCACCGACGAGACTCGTCGTCGACGTGAAAAGGCAAATGCGGAAAAGAAAGCCGCAGCACTACGGGCTCAGGCTGCACGGTTCGGGGCGAAGGCAACAAAAGCAGCTGCTGCCAAGCAGATGCTAGCGCGCGCAGACCGCATCGTCAGCGAACTCGATGAGGTCCATGTATCGGATAGGGTTGCGCATATTTCATTTCCTGAACCTGCTCATTGCGGTAAAACTCCGCTCAACGCCCACGGTTTAACGAAGATGTATGGGTCTCTCGAAGTTTTCGCTGGGGTGGACTTAGCCATCGACAAGGGTTCCCGCGTCGTCATTTTGGGTTATAACGGTGCTGGAAAGACGACCCTCCTTAAGCTCCTCGCCGGCGTCGAACGGAGCGATGGGGAAGGGGGAATTGTTACTGGCCACGGGCTCAAAGTTGGCTATTTCGCGCAGGAGCATGACACGATCGACCCCGACGCTTCCGTGTGGGAAAACACTGTTCAGGCATGTCCCGATTCCGGTGAACAAGACCTCCGCGGTCTCCTCGGTGCTTTTATGTTCTCGGGCGATCAGCTTCAGCAGCCGGCTGGCACCTTGTCTGGTGGTGAGCAGACCCGTCTTGCGTTGGCGGCTCTTGTTGCGTCTCGCGCGAACGTCTTGCTCTTAGATGAGCCGACAAACAACCTTGATCCTGTGTCGCGTGAGCAAGTCCTTGCGGCTTTACGGACGTACACGGGTGCGGTTGTCCTTGTCACGCACGATCCTGGAGCAGTCAAGGCCCTTAATCCGGAGCGTGTCATTGTCCTTCCCGATGGCGACGAGGACATGTGGAATGACGAGTATATGGAGATCGTGGAGCTCACGTAG
- a CDS encoding NAD(P)H-binding protein, whose translation MSDKKNVLIIGGHGKVALKLAPLLVRDGFSVHSLIRNPDQSEDITKTGANPVVKDVASLTAEEWDELLIGVDAIVWSAGAGGKGGTEATYAVDRDAAIASIDAAQRLESSPRYIMVSFWGSTTVDLPEDNSLYHYSLAKRAADQHLLDSSLDFAILAPTALTMERAKGIDVHTVEDTANQERPADTSRELVAHVAAYEVEAPTAPNKIIPFADGDSQLGDALG comes from the coding sequence ATGTCTGATAAGAAGAATGTACTAATCATTGGTGGACACGGTAAAGTTGCGCTGAAGCTCGCACCCCTGCTGGTGAGAGATGGTTTCAGCGTTCATTCACTCATTCGGAATCCAGATCAGAGTGAGGACATCACCAAAACCGGCGCAAACCCGGTTGTTAAAGACGTCGCCTCCTTGACCGCTGAAGAGTGGGATGAGCTTCTCATTGGCGTCGACGCGATCGTGTGGAGCGCCGGAGCTGGTGGCAAGGGTGGTACCGAAGCGACCTATGCCGTCGACCGCGACGCAGCGATAGCATCGATCGATGCTGCTCAACGGTTAGAGAGCTCCCCGCGCTACATCATGGTCAGCTTCTGGGGCTCTACAACCGTCGACCTACCCGAGGACAACTCGCTCTATCACTATTCACTAGCCAAGCGTGCTGCGGACCAACATCTGTTGGATTCCTCATTAGATTTCGCCATCCTGGCACCGACGGCGCTCACCATGGAGCGGGCCAAAGGAATCGACGTCCACACCGTAGAGGACACCGCAAACCAGGAGCGCCCCGCAGATACGTCCCGAGAGCTCGTCGCTCACGTAGCAGCGTATGAGGTTGAAGCACCGACTGCGCCGAATAAGATCATTCCGTTCGCCGACGGTGACTCGCAGCTAGGCGACGCTCTGGGATAG
- a CDS encoding glutamine amidotransferase: MNFVLFSPRHGADVAASELYDFMSASGLQPHELEQRMLDSESAELGDLHGIDGIFVGGSPHTVTNPHKDDEQEHIERLLRALTGIRIPVINICFGAHVLADTHGGTIARLHPEDSGPTQVRLTDAAASDPLCRSLPLTFQAFTGHTENIEILPQDATLLAYGDACPIQIFRIGETQWATQFHAEMDASGLRQRMEFYRNYGYFGVDEFTSIVNATAKVDVSPARQILANFVDFCRSYSRELSQSVA; encoded by the coding sequence ATGAATTTTGTGCTGTTCTCGCCTCGTCACGGAGCTGATGTTGCCGCAAGCGAACTTTATGACTTCATGAGCGCTAGCGGCCTTCAACCTCACGAGCTTGAACAGCGAATGCTTGATAGCGAATCCGCTGAACTGGGAGATCTTCACGGTATCGACGGCATCTTCGTCGGTGGCTCGCCCCATACGGTGACAAACCCTCATAAGGACGATGAGCAGGAGCACATCGAGCGCCTTCTAAGAGCCCTCACAGGCATAAGGATTCCCGTCATTAATATCTGCTTCGGCGCCCATGTCTTAGCAGATACTCATGGCGGAACCATCGCCCGCCTTCATCCCGAAGACTCCGGACCGACGCAGGTTCGCTTGACCGACGCTGCCGCGTCGGACCCTCTGTGCCGGTCGCTTCCCTTAACGTTCCAAGCATTTACCGGCCACACGGAAAATATAGAGATCCTCCCCCAGGACGCCACCCTGTTGGCATATGGTGATGCCTGCCCGATCCAGATTTTCCGGATTGGTGAGACACAGTGGGCCACACAATTCCACGCCGAAATGGATGCGTCGGGGCTGCGTCAGCGGATGGAGTTCTACCGCAACTACGGTTACTTCGGCGTCGATGAGTTCACGTCCATCGTCAACGCTACCGCGAAAGTCGACGTATCCCCCGCGCGGCAGATTCTCGCAAACTTCGTCGATTTCTGCCGCTCATACTCTCGGGAGCTATCCCAGAGCGTCGCCTAG
- a CDS encoding PFL family protein, which yields MDTKHNILETISMIEEQRLDIRTVTMGINILHCANSDIEKAATHIYDTITSCAEHLVPVAEGISRELGIPIVNKRVSVTPVSLVAAASDCVDPTPLAHALDKAAKTTGVDFVGGYSALVEKGMTKYDRALIDSIPEALASTGLVCSSVNIGSSRAGLNMDAIGRMGEVIVESAHSNTENSVLGPAKLVVFSNAVGDNPFMAGAFHGIEEPDCVVSVGVSGPGVIQRALAKVPDCSFDDMAEVIKKSAFKVTRMGQLVGALAAERLGKRFGIVDLSLAPTAEIGDSVAHILEEMGLGKVGTHGTTAALALLNDAVKKGGMMACSHVGGLSGSFIPVSEDAGMIDAAREGSITLDKLEAMTSICSVGLDMVAVPGDTPPETISGMIADEAAIGMMNHKTTAVRVIPVPGKTVGDDVDFGGLLGRAPIMPVHGASSATFIRRGGQLPAPVHGFRN from the coding sequence ATGGATACAAAGCATAATATTCTCGAGACCATTTCCATGATTGAGGAGCAGCGTCTCGATATTCGCACCGTGACCATGGGAATCAACATTCTCCACTGTGCGAATTCTGATATCGAGAAGGCTGCCACTCATATTTATGACACCATTACGAGCTGCGCTGAGCATCTCGTTCCGGTGGCCGAAGGGATTTCCCGAGAACTCGGAATACCTATTGTCAACAAGCGCGTATCAGTCACCCCTGTGTCTCTCGTCGCCGCTGCCTCAGACTGTGTGGATCCGACACCCCTTGCTCACGCCTTGGATAAAGCGGCGAAAACCACCGGTGTGGACTTCGTCGGCGGCTATTCTGCCCTCGTCGAAAAGGGAATGACGAAATACGATCGGGCGCTTATCGATTCCATTCCCGAAGCCCTGGCATCCACCGGGTTGGTATGTTCATCGGTCAATATTGGCTCCTCCCGTGCCGGACTGAATATGGACGCCATCGGGCGGATGGGTGAAGTGATCGTTGAATCGGCACACTCCAACACAGAGAACTCGGTGTTGGGGCCAGCCAAACTCGTCGTCTTCTCCAACGCTGTTGGCGACAACCCCTTCATGGCCGGCGCGTTCCATGGAATTGAGGAGCCCGATTGCGTAGTCAGCGTCGGCGTATCAGGCCCCGGGGTTATCCAACGTGCCCTCGCAAAGGTGCCTGATTGCTCATTTGATGACATGGCGGAAGTCATTAAGAAGTCCGCCTTTAAAGTGACTCGGATGGGACAGCTCGTGGGGGCACTAGCCGCAGAACGCCTAGGTAAACGTTTTGGAATTGTCGATCTTTCCCTCGCCCCTACTGCTGAAATCGGTGATTCGGTCGCTCATATTCTTGAGGAAATGGGGCTTGGGAAGGTCGGGACGCATGGCACGACGGCAGCCTTGGCTTTGCTGAACGATGCGGTCAAGAAGGGCGGGATGATGGCCTGCTCGCATGTTGGTGGGCTATCAGGTTCTTTCATTCCAGTTAGTGAAGATGCTGGCATGATTGATGCGGCTCGCGAAGGGTCAATCACCTTGGATAAATTAGAGGCAATGACCTCGATTTGTTCAGTGGGGTTGGACATGGTTGCAGTTCCGGGCGATACTCCCCCAGAGACGATTTCTGGGATGATTGCCGACGAAGCAGCGATCGGTATGATGAACCATAAAACAACTGCTGTACGAGTTATTCCGGTTCCCGGGAAGACCGTGGGAGACGACGTTGACTTCGGTGGTCTTCTGGGACGAGCCCCGATCATGCCAGTTCATGGAGCATCGTCAGCAACGTTTATTCGTCGCGGCGGTCAGCTCCCTGCGCCTGTTCATGGTTTTAGGAATTAA
- a CDS encoding ACT domain-containing protein, with translation MIAIMTVTGLDHTGIIAAVATQLAKVDANITNVSQTIIGDYFTMILQVDFDENSQSLDALQDAMKPVEVEQKLKIRLQSEAIFRAMHEL, from the coding sequence ATGATCGCGATCATGACCGTCACCGGGTTAGATCACACCGGAATTATCGCTGCTGTGGCCACGCAATTGGCAAAAGTAGACGCAAATATTACTAACGTGTCTCAAACAATTATTGGTGATTATTTCACCATGATTCTGCAAGTAGATTTTGATGAGAATTCTCAAAGTCTCGATGCTCTACAGGATGCTATGAAACCCGTAGAGGTAGAGCAGAAACTCAAGATACGTCTTCAGTCGGAAGCTATTTTCCGTGCCATGCACGAGTTATAG
- a CDS encoding TetR/AcrR family transcriptional regulator produces MPKVSDVDLERRRSQILDAARTCFAEYGYEGATVRRLEEATGRTRGAIFHHFSDKQGLFFELAREDAIHMADIAASHGLIDVMRNIVDNPDGYQWALTQLEVGRLVRTDPSFRCRWNSEHKRIDDAVRRRVSQQIDDGVMRTDVSPEVICSLLIVVFDGVLSAVGAGDTAPELPLALDVLEDSLRK; encoded by the coding sequence ATGCCTAAAGTCAGTGACGTTGACCTCGAAAGAAGGAGGTCACAGATTCTCGACGCCGCGCGTACATGTTTCGCCGAATACGGCTACGAAGGCGCAACAGTACGGCGGCTCGAGGAGGCGACCGGACGAACCCGCGGAGCGATCTTCCACCACTTTAGCGATAAACAAGGTCTGTTCTTTGAACTAGCGCGCGAAGACGCGATTCACATGGCAGACATTGCAGCCTCTCACGGACTGATCGACGTTATGCGAAACATCGTCGACAATCCTGATGGATACCAATGGGCATTAACCCAGCTCGAAGTGGGAAGGCTCGTCCGGACTGACCCATCATTTCGTTGTCGTTGGAATAGCGAACACAAGCGTATCGACGATGCGGTGCGGCGAAGGGTCTCCCAGCAGATAGACGACGGTGTCATGCGGACCGATGTCAGCCCTGAGGTCATTTGTTCGTTGCTGATCGTCGTTTTTGATGGGGTGCTCTCTGCCGTTGGTGCAGGTGATACTGCTCCGGAGTTACCCCTCGCCCTTGATGTTTTGGAAGACAGTTTGCGCAAGTAG
- the acnA gene encoding aconitate hydratase AcnA has product MSESKNSFDAKSTLKVGDKSYDYFRLSAVPGMEKLPYSLKVLGENLLRNEDGKNTTVDHIKAVANWEPSAEPDTEIQFTPARVLMQDFTGVACIVDLATIRDAVVTLGGKAESVNPLNPAEMVIDHSVIIEAFGSEDAIEKNVEIEYQRNDERYKFLRWGTGAFDNFRVVPPGTGIVHQVNIEYLARVVFDRDGLAYPDTCIGTDSHTTMENGLGILGWGVGGIEAEAAMLGQPVSMLVPRVVGFKLTGEIPAGVTATDVVLTITDMLRQHGVVGKFVEFYGQGVSSVPLANRATIGNMSPEFGSTAAIFPIDEETIRYLRLTGRSEEKCALVEAYAKEQGMWLDENTPEAEYSEYLELDLSTVVASIAGPKRPQDRIELTDSKAQFRKDLHNYSDGEVKDVVEADAPAKEDVADYNESRPGHGESAAEGAEGRPSSPIVVKSPEGGEYTLDHGMVAIASITSCTNTSNPSVMVGAGLLARKAAEKGLHAKPWVKTICAPGSQVVNGYFERADLWKDLEALGFYLSGFGCATCIGNSGPLPAEISQAINQADLAATAVLSGNRNFEGRISPDVKMNYLASPILVIAYAIAGTMDFDFDEQPLGQDQDGNDVYLKDIWPSTDEIESTIESSISREMYETDYQDVFAGDDRWKNLDTPDGETFAWDDESSYIRRAPYFDGMSVEPDPVEDVKGARVLALLGDSVTTDHISPASAIKPGTPAAQYLDSMGVARKDYNSLGSRRGNHEVMVRGTFANIRLQNQLLDGVSGGYTRDFTQEGGPQSFIYDAALNYEKEKTPLVVLGGKEYGTGSSRDWAAKGTLLLGVKAVIAESFERIHRSNLIGMGVIPLQFPEGESWKSLGLDGTETYDIEGIEKFNDDTIPKTVKVTATKENGETVNFDAVVRIDTPGEADYYRNGGILQYVLRRMMKEDS; this is encoded by the coding sequence GTGTCAGAAAGTAAGAACTCCTTTGATGCCAAATCGACGTTGAAGGTTGGAGATAAGTCGTATGACTATTTCCGTCTTTCCGCCGTTCCTGGCATGGAAAAATTACCGTACTCCCTCAAGGTTTTGGGAGAGAACCTCCTCCGCAACGAGGATGGCAAGAACACTACTGTTGACCACATCAAAGCTGTTGCAAACTGGGAACCGAGCGCAGAGCCCGATACTGAGATTCAGTTCACCCCGGCCCGCGTCCTTATGCAGGACTTCACGGGTGTCGCCTGCATCGTTGACCTCGCTACCATTCGCGACGCGGTGGTCACGTTGGGTGGCAAGGCAGAATCGGTTAACCCGCTCAACCCTGCAGAGATGGTCATTGACCACTCAGTGATTATCGAAGCGTTCGGCTCCGAAGATGCCATCGAGAAGAACGTCGAAATTGAATACCAGCGCAATGACGAGCGTTACAAGTTCCTCCGTTGGGGCACTGGCGCCTTTGACAACTTCCGGGTTGTTCCCCCGGGAACAGGCATTGTTCACCAGGTAAACATCGAGTACCTCGCCCGGGTCGTGTTCGACCGTGACGGTCTTGCCTACCCGGATACATGTATTGGTACTGACTCCCACACGACGATGGAAAACGGCCTCGGAATTCTGGGCTGGGGTGTCGGCGGTATTGAAGCCGAGGCTGCCATGCTCGGCCAGCCGGTGTCGATGCTGGTGCCACGCGTTGTTGGATTTAAGCTCACGGGTGAGATCCCCGCCGGCGTGACCGCGACGGACGTCGTCCTCACCATTACCGACATGCTTCGTCAGCACGGAGTCGTCGGTAAGTTCGTTGAGTTCTACGGCCAAGGCGTTTCTTCAGTGCCGCTTGCTAACCGTGCAACCATCGGTAACATGTCGCCAGAATTCGGATCGACAGCGGCCATCTTCCCGATCGATGAAGAGACAATCAGGTATCTACGCTTGACTGGCCGTTCCGAAGAGAAGTGCGCTCTCGTCGAGGCTTACGCTAAAGAACAAGGCATGTGGCTTGACGAGAACACTCCGGAGGCAGAGTACTCCGAGTACCTCGAATTGGATCTCTCGACGGTCGTTGCATCGATCGCTGGACCTAAGCGCCCACAGGACCGCATCGAGCTCACCGATTCTAAGGCTCAGTTCCGCAAGGACCTTCACAACTACAGTGATGGCGAAGTCAAGGACGTTGTCGAAGCAGATGCTCCTGCTAAGGAAGATGTCGCCGACTACAACGAGTCCCGGCCTGGCCATGGCGAATCTGCCGCCGAGGGCGCTGAGGGTCGCCCCTCGTCCCCGATCGTCGTGAAGTCCCCTGAAGGTGGCGAATACACGCTCGACCACGGCATGGTCGCGATTGCATCGATTACCTCGTGTACTAACACCTCCAACCCCTCAGTGATGGTTGGCGCAGGTTTGCTCGCGCGTAAGGCTGCTGAAAAGGGACTGCACGCGAAGCCATGGGTCAAAACCATTTGTGCCCCTGGTTCGCAGGTTGTTAATGGCTACTTCGAGCGCGCTGACCTCTGGAAAGACCTCGAAGCCCTCGGTTTCTATCTCTCCGGCTTCGGTTGTGCAACCTGTATCGGTAACTCCGGCCCACTGCCCGCCGAAATCTCACAGGCCATTAACCAGGCTGACCTTGCCGCAACGGCTGTCCTGTCCGGTAACAGGAACTTCGAAGGCCGCATCTCGCCAGACGTCAAGATGAACTACCTTGCATCGCCTATCTTGGTTATTGCTTACGCAATTGCCGGGACGATGGATTTCGATTTTGACGAGCAGCCACTTGGCCAAGACCAGGATGGCAACGACGTCTACCTCAAAGACATTTGGCCCTCCACGGATGAGATCGAATCCACGATCGAGTCCAGCATTTCCCGTGAAATGTACGAGACGGACTACCAAGATGTCTTCGCAGGCGACGACCGCTGGAAGAACCTGGATACCCCGGATGGTGAAACATTCGCGTGGGATGATGAGTCCTCCTACATTCGCCGTGCCCCTTACTTCGATGGCATGTCCGTCGAACCGGATCCGGTTGAGGACGTGAAGGGCGCTCGTGTCCTCGCGCTGTTGGGCGATTCAGTGACCACTGACCACATCTCCCCCGCGTCGGCAATTAAGCCCGGTACCCCGGCGGCCCAGTACCTGGACTCCATGGGTGTGGCCCGTAAGGACTACAACTCATTGGGATCTCGTCGTGGTAACCACGAAGTCATGGTCCGCGGTACTTTCGCCAACATTCGCCTGCAGAATCAGCTCCTTGATGGGGTTTCCGGTGGATACACCCGAGACTTCACCCAAGAAGGCGGACCGCAGTCCTTCATTTACGACGCTGCGCTGAACTATGAGAAGGAAAAGACTCCTCTCGTCGTCTTGGGCGGTAAAGAATACGGCACCGGTTCGTCCCGTGACTGGGCAGCTAAGGGCACCCTGCTGTTGGGTGTTAAGGCCGTCATTGCCGAATCCTTCGAGCGTATTCACCGCTCCAACCTGATCGGTATGGGCGTCATCCCGCTTCAGTTCCCAGAGGGCGAATCCTGGAAGTCGCTGGGCCTCGATGGCACGGAAACCTACGACATTGAAGGCATCGAGAAGTTCAACGATGACACCATCCCGAAGACGGTCAAGGTGACCGCGACGAAGGAAAACGGTGAAACCGTCAACTTCGATGCAGTTGTTCGTATCGACACACCCGGTGAGGCAGACTACTACCGGAACGGAGGCATCCTCCAGTACGTCCTGCGTCGGATGATGAAGGAAGACAGCTAA
- a CDS encoding NlpC/P60 family protein has product MVDRRAFRTSHPRHARTRLAAVLLCAGLGVTSAPHAMAAPNDDPNSVASLANDLTQAQKKLTELQNEQGGIRQEANKTVYELDEATSDANDAQEKVVQARARLDKSQKDVEEAQDKLNSLSRSQYTQGQDSNAVTMAAGEDAVANTLDRASYLRTEAAKQRKVVSQLDKVRTQAANEESSLRKLLADASAKRKDAKESKDKALEAIQTASRKAADLQKSIQEAEARKNEIQSRLDEVKGDKTGSSSNSTAAPAQNNASDTSAASPSTSASATQDTKPASDSASPANNAADNQDNSSDSASSDDQSSTSSAPTTEQLAYDTANDGDAGAGEPKQESTEPSSDATEQPSSNEPATASSENSAQDQQDSAQNDQADSSSSADNADDQGAKADQGIDYAAADQTEKERSEAAVDAKQKADNALAAAKDAKEKEDNGDPTVEQARQNAANLATIASEAVKRVEELTEKLRQILGAAFDSSSNDADKALIGLTSSGLAALAAGLKAGQEGNDPVAAAVNGGRQAARQAWDQIQNQSDNSGSNAGNTGSANTGSGSASTATDNTGSGSGSDNSGSTASGSSSTRSDNTSNDQSSSSTSSGSTGSTSTDTDSDGSDSDDESTSTTSQLVNGLKNNSDALNRVTDGTDQASLATSIGGGNSANSSTTGTTNTGDNAQTATSGSAETRINAVIARAQSQLGVRYSWGGGNYYGPTVGIRDGGVADQYGDYAHAGFDCSGLVLYAFYIAGFKLPHYTGAQYQSGTQYPASQMKRGDLIFYGPNASQHVAIYLGNDQMIEAPESGSVVKISPVRYGGMTPNVVRLIS; this is encoded by the coding sequence GTGGTAGACCGCAGGGCCTTCCGGACGTCCCATCCGCGACATGCACGCACTCGGCTTGCGGCCGTCTTGCTGTGTGCCGGGCTAGGGGTAACCTCTGCTCCACATGCCATGGCAGCGCCGAACGACGATCCCAATTCCGTCGCGTCGCTTGCCAACGATTTAACTCAGGCACAGAAAAAGCTGACTGAGCTGCAAAATGAACAAGGCGGCATCCGTCAAGAAGCAAATAAGACTGTGTATGAGCTGGATGAGGCCACCAGCGATGCAAACGATGCACAGGAGAAGGTTGTCCAGGCACGGGCGAGGCTCGACAAGTCCCAAAAAGACGTCGAGGAAGCCCAGGACAAGTTAAACTCCCTGTCGCGTTCGCAGTACACGCAAGGTCAAGATTCCAATGCGGTGACGATGGCAGCTGGGGAAGATGCCGTCGCTAATACTCTTGACCGCGCTTCATACTTGCGCACCGAGGCAGCGAAGCAACGCAAAGTTGTCTCGCAGCTAGACAAGGTGCGTACTCAGGCTGCTAATGAGGAGTCCTCTCTCCGCAAGCTGCTTGCCGACGCCTCCGCTAAGCGTAAGGACGCGAAGGAATCCAAGGACAAGGCTCTTGAAGCGATTCAAACAGCGTCACGAAAAGCAGCGGACCTGCAAAAATCTATCCAGGAAGCCGAAGCTCGCAAGAATGAGATCCAGTCACGCCTCGACGAAGTAAAGGGCGACAAGACTGGTTCCTCTAGCAATTCAACAGCGGCGCCGGCTCAGAACAACGCCAGTGACACAAGTGCGGCAAGTCCTTCCACCTCTGCTTCGGCAACGCAGGACACCAAACCGGCTTCGGATTCTGCATCACCAGCTAATAACGCTGCTGACAACCAGGACAACTCGTCGGACAGCGCTTCGTCTGACGACCAATCGAGCACAAGCTCTGCGCCGACAACGGAGCAATTAGCGTACGACACGGCTAATGACGGTGATGCGGGGGCCGGCGAGCCCAAGCAGGAATCCACCGAGCCCTCGTCGGATGCAACTGAGCAGCCGTCTTCAAATGAGCCAGCTACGGCTTCCTCGGAGAATTCTGCCCAGGATCAGCAGGATTCTGCGCAGAATGACCAGGCAGACAGCTCCAGTAGTGCAGATAATGCGGACGACCAGGGCGCTAAGGCCGACCAGGGCATTGACTACGCTGCTGCAGATCAGACCGAAAAAGAGCGGTCCGAAGCTGCCGTCGACGCGAAGCAGAAAGCTGATAACGCTTTAGCTGCCGCCAAGGATGCCAAGGAGAAGGAAGACAACGGCGATCCAACCGTTGAGCAGGCACGTCAAAATGCAGCCAACCTGGCGACGATCGCTTCCGAGGCGGTCAAGCGTGTAGAAGAGTTGACCGAAAAGCTGCGGCAGATTTTGGGTGCAGCCTTCGATTCCTCGTCTAACGACGCTGACAAGGCGCTCATCGGGCTCACCTCGAGTGGCTTGGCGGCCTTAGCAGCCGGACTGAAGGCAGGCCAGGAAGGAAACGACCCGGTTGCTGCCGCCGTTAATGGCGGGCGTCAGGCAGCGCGTCAAGCGTGGGACCAGATTCAGAATCAGTCCGATAACAGCGGCAGTAACGCCGGTAACACCGGTAGTGCTAACACCGGTTCGGGATCTGCGTCTACGGCAACGGACAACACTGGTAGCGGCTCGGGTAGCGACAACAGTGGATCCACGGCTTCTGGTTCCAGCTCGACGAGATCTGACAACACGAGTAATGATCAGAGCAGCAGCTCAACATCGTCGGGTAGCACTGGATCAACCAGCACTGACACCGACAGCGATGGATCCGACTCGGACGACGAATCCACGTCGACTACTTCGCAGCTAGTCAACGGTCTCAAGAACAACTCTGACGCCTTGAACCGAGTGACCGACGGTACTGACCAGGCATCACTCGCTACCTCAATTGGCGGAGGAAACTCAGCCAATAGCTCCACGACGGGAACGACCAACACAGGCGACAATGCACAAACCGCAACCAGCGGTTCTGCAGAAACCCGGATCAACGCCGTCATCGCTCGTGCGCAATCACAGCTAGGGGTGCGTTACTCCTGGGGTGGCGGAAACTACTATGGCCCGACCGTCGGCATTAGGGATGGCGGGGTCGCTGACCAATACGGCGATTACGCTCACGCTGGTTTCGACTGCTCCGGCCTGGTGCTGTACGCCTTCTACATCGCTGGCTTCAAGTTGCCGCACTACACAGGAGCGCAGTACCAATCGGGAACTCAGTATCCTGCTTCCCAGATGAAGCGCGGTGACCTGATCTTCTACGGTCCTAATGCTAGCCAGCACGTCGCAATCTACCTGGGCAACGACCAGATGATTGAGGCACCTGAGTCCGGCTCAGTCGTCAAGATCAGCCCAGTTCGTTATGGTGGCATGACTCCGAACGTTGTCCGGCTCATCTCATAA